One part of the Microbacterium saperdae genome encodes these proteins:
- a CDS encoding AraC family transcriptional regulator, translating to MIGTLNALVDLIEQRTDDEIDLAVFAREHGTTEYHLRRMFSSLAGMPLSEYVRRRRMTLAGAELVVGAPSLLDVAVRHGYGSVEAFGRAFRSVHGIGPADARRDGGPLRTQPTLRFRLSVEGSTPMHVTIITQPDLMLAGHAATVPLIHTGVNPHIQEHIAGIPAQEHARLKALSDAEPSGILAVTADVDPDAPEGSPLTYLHGVALRASTPVPDDLDRMPLEAGAWAVFASAGPFPETLQNLWAATATEWFPSNPWRLRPGPSIVRYLEFSGTHASCELWLPVESV from the coding sequence ATGATCGGAACGCTCAACGCCCTGGTCGATCTCATCGAGCAGCGTACGGATGACGAGATCGACCTGGCCGTGTTCGCTCGCGAGCACGGCACGACGGAGTACCACCTGCGTCGGATGTTCTCGTCGCTGGCGGGCATGCCGTTGTCGGAGTACGTGCGTCGTCGCCGCATGACCCTTGCCGGAGCCGAACTCGTCGTCGGGGCGCCCAGCCTGCTCGATGTGGCAGTGCGTCACGGGTACGGATCGGTCGAGGCGTTCGGTCGGGCGTTCCGCTCGGTGCACGGTATCGGGCCGGCGGATGCGCGCCGAGACGGTGGTCCTCTCCGCACACAACCCACGCTCCGGTTCCGCCTGAGCGTCGAAGGGAGCACCCCGATGCACGTCACCATCATCACCCAGCCTGACCTCATGCTCGCCGGACATGCCGCCACCGTGCCGCTGATCCACACGGGGGTCAACCCGCACATCCAAGAGCACATCGCCGGCATCCCCGCGCAGGAGCATGCGCGGCTCAAGGCGCTCTCCGACGCCGAGCCGTCCGGCATCCTGGCCGTGACCGCGGATGTCGACCCGGATGCGCCGGAAGGCTCGCCTCTCACCTATCTGCACGGCGTCGCGCTGCGGGCCTCGACACCGGTGCCCGACGATCTCGATCGGATGCCGTTGGAAGCAGGAGCCTGGGCCGTGTTCGCGTCGGCGGGACCGTTCCCCGAGACCCTGCAGAACCTTTGGGCGGCGACCGCGACGGAGTGGTTCCCGTCGAACCCCTGGCGGTTGCGCCCGGGGCCGTCGATCGTGCGGTATCTCGAGTTCAGCGGCACGCACGCGTCGTGCGAGCTCTGGCTCCCGGTCGAATCAGTCTGA
- a CDS encoding GyrI-like domain-containing protein, producing MAIDLKKTLDAYQAKRGVFRVVEIPAMRYLMIDGAGDPNSVPEYSHAVTALFSLAYTLKFASRKQLGLDTVVMPLEGLWHAPDMETFTSRRDKSAWLWTLLIMVPAHVTDEMFAAAVDAVAKKKDASPSLSSVRLELLDEGLCVQTLHVGSYDDEAPVLADLHDRFIPEQGFEMRGLHHEIYLSDVRRVEPAKLRTILRQPVSRAV from the coding sequence ATGGCGATCGATCTGAAGAAGACACTCGACGCGTATCAGGCGAAGAGAGGCGTCTTCCGCGTGGTCGAGATCCCGGCCATGCGGTACCTGATGATCGACGGTGCGGGCGATCCGAACTCGGTGCCGGAGTACTCGCACGCCGTGACAGCGCTGTTCTCGCTGGCCTACACGCTCAAGTTCGCGAGCAGGAAACAGCTCGGTCTCGACACGGTCGTGATGCCGCTCGAGGGGCTGTGGCATGCACCTGATATGGAGACCTTCACCTCGCGGCGCGACAAGTCCGCGTGGTTGTGGACGCTTCTGATCATGGTTCCCGCGCACGTGACCGATGAGATGTTCGCGGCGGCGGTCGACGCCGTGGCGAAGAAGAAGGATGCCTCGCCGAGCCTGTCATCCGTCCGGCTCGAACTGCTCGACGAGGGTCTCTGCGTGCAGACCCTGCACGTCGGGTCCTACGACGATGAGGCGCCAGTGCTCGCCGACCTGCACGACCGCTTCATCCCGGAGCAGGGCTTCGAGATGCGCGGACTCCACCACGAGATCTACCTCAGCGACGTCCGCCGCGTCGAGCCGGCGAAGCTGCGCACGATCCTCCGGCAGCCGGTGTCGCGAGCCGTCTGA
- a CDS encoding LysE family translocator — MIATPTLLAFIAAAFIMVVIPGPTVLFTIGRSIALGRLGGFLSIVGTAVGSIILVLAVALGVGTVIAQSVVLFTIVKVAGAGYLVFLGIQAIRHRKDAAAAVTGAVQRTSGWRLLFEGFVVGITNPKSIAFFLAILPQFVDLHAGSVPLQLFVLGSIVVVIGVTCDAVWVLLASAARDWFGRSPRRISTMSATGGGMMIGLGAFLLLWSEKPATA, encoded by the coding sequence ATGATCGCCACCCCCACGCTCCTCGCGTTCATCGCTGCGGCGTTCATCATGGTCGTCATCCCCGGGCCCACCGTGCTGTTCACCATCGGACGGTCGATCGCTCTCGGGCGGCTCGGCGGGTTCCTCAGCATCGTCGGGACGGCCGTGGGATCGATCATCCTGGTGCTCGCGGTCGCGCTCGGCGTGGGGACCGTGATCGCCCAGTCGGTGGTGCTCTTCACGATCGTCAAGGTCGCCGGCGCCGGCTATCTGGTGTTCCTCGGCATCCAGGCGATCCGCCACCGGAAGGATGCGGCTGCAGCCGTCACCGGCGCCGTGCAGCGCACGTCGGGGTGGCGGCTCCTCTTCGAGGGATTCGTGGTGGGCATCACCAACCCCAAGTCGATCGCGTTCTTCCTGGCGATCCTCCCCCAGTTCGTCGACCTGCACGCCGGATCGGTGCCGCTGCAGCTCTTCGTGCTCGGCTCGATCGTCGTGGTCATCGGCGTCACGTGCGATGCGGTGTGGGTGCTGCTCGCCAGCGCGGCCCGCGACTGGTTCGGCCGGTCGCCGCGGCGGATCTCGACCATGTCGGCCACCGGTGGGGGCATGATGATCGGCCTCGGCGCGTTCCTGCTGCTGTGGAGCGAGAAGCCCGCGACGGCCTGA
- a CDS encoding nuclear transport factor 2 family protein: MSAIDVVGQYGAAMAAGDMAALAATFSPDAVWHQPGANQVSGDHIGPDAILAHLGTFMELSGGTFALETDSATESGDLVSATVRFRAQRPGQPDLDQHGVDVFRITDGRIAEVWLISEDQAAEDRFWGSV, translated from the coding sequence ATGTCGGCTATCGACGTCGTGGGACAGTACGGAGCGGCCATGGCCGCGGGAGACATGGCCGCGCTGGCCGCCACCTTCAGCCCGGATGCCGTCTGGCATCAGCCCGGCGCGAACCAGGTGTCGGGCGACCACATCGGTCCCGACGCGATCCTCGCTCATCTGGGCACGTTCATGGAGCTCAGCGGCGGAACCTTCGCGCTGGAGACCGATTCCGCGACCGAGAGCGGCGACCTGGTGTCGGCGACTGTGCGGTTCCGCGCGCAACGACCGGGGCAGCCTGACCTCGACCAGCACGGCGTCGACGTGTTCCGGATCACGGACGGACGCATCGCCGAAGTCTGGCTGATCAGCGAGGACCAGGCCGCCGAGGACCGCTTCTGGGGCTCCGTCTGA
- a CDS encoding winged helix-turn-helix transcriptional regulator, with the protein MSTGWTVFSAKCPSRASLARIANKWTAMIVVLLHEEPLRFGELHQRVDGIAKKVLSDTLRALERDGMIAHGVDPDGHARYRLTALGRTLHEPLQALQVWAESHVDDVRDAQDRYDEAADERVLDGR; encoded by the coding sequence ATGAGCACCGGGTGGACCGTGTTCTCGGCCAAGTGCCCGTCGCGGGCGTCGCTCGCCCGGATCGCCAACAAGTGGACCGCGATGATCGTGGTGCTCCTGCACGAGGAGCCGCTGCGGTTCGGCGAGCTGCACCAGCGCGTCGATGGCATCGCGAAGAAGGTGCTCTCCGACACGCTGCGCGCTCTGGAGCGGGATGGCATGATCGCGCACGGCGTCGATCCGGACGGTCACGCGCGCTACCGTCTCACCGCACTCGGACGCACACTGCACGAACCCCTCCAGGCCCTGCAGGTCTGGGCGGAGTCCCATGTGGACGACGTGCGCGATGCGCAGGACCGCTACGACGAAGCGGCCGACGAACGCGTGCTCGACGGCCGCTGA
- a CDS encoding SDR family oxidoreductase, whose product MSKIVVIGGTGLIGSQVVAKLTAHGHEAIAASPNTGVNSITGEGLAEALTGADVVIDVSNSPSFEKDAVLAFFTTSTRNLLAAEKEAGVGHHVALTIVGTDRPQDIDYFHAKAAQEKLIAASGVPYSFVHATQFFEFIGSIASTVAAGAEVRLPGALIQPIAAADVATAVARTAVGAPLNGGIEIAGPEVFTMDEFIRRGLAFRGDDRVVVQDPDAQYFGAHIEERTLLPVDGAQIFPTTLAEWLPANPPR is encoded by the coding sequence ATGTCAAAGATCGTCGTCATCGGCGGAACGGGGCTCATCGGCTCCCAGGTCGTCGCGAAGCTCACGGCCCACGGGCACGAAGCCATCGCGGCGTCTCCCAACACGGGAGTGAACTCGATCACCGGAGAAGGTCTCGCCGAGGCGCTGACCGGTGCCGACGTCGTCATCGACGTGTCGAACTCCCCGTCCTTCGAGAAGGATGCCGTCCTGGCGTTCTTCACGACGTCGACGAGGAATCTGCTCGCCGCGGAGAAGGAAGCCGGTGTCGGGCATCATGTCGCCCTCACCATCGTCGGCACCGACCGCCCGCAGGACATCGACTACTTCCACGCCAAGGCCGCCCAGGAGAAGCTGATCGCCGCCTCCGGCGTGCCCTACTCGTTCGTGCACGCCACGCAGTTCTTCGAGTTCATCGGCAGCATCGCGTCGACGGTCGCCGCCGGGGCGGAGGTCCGGCTGCCCGGTGCCCTGATCCAACCGATCGCCGCGGCCGATGTGGCCACCGCGGTCGCCCGCACCGCTGTCGGCGCACCTCTGAACGGCGGAATCGAGATCGCCGGCCCCGAGGTCTTCACGATGGATGAGTTCATCCGGCGCGGACTCGCGTTCCGCGGTGATGACCGGGTCGTCGTGCAGGACCCCGACGCGCAGTACTTCGGCGCACATATCGAAGAGCGCACGCTGCTCCCCGTCGATGGAGCACAGATCTTCCCGACCACGCTCGCCGAGTGGCTGCCCGCGAACCCGCCGCGCTGA
- a CDS encoding sigma-70 family RNA polymerase sigma factor family protein, translated as MTRPPARWRRREPQPPDPDTIDALALALVDQDADRTRSLLHAAVVTVIDSGGYGDAPSSVLPGPDAAADAVLRSAVSGDVATASVNGSPGIVIRRQGRITTVLCARTHAGLIVELWIIRNPEKLRRWDRP; from the coding sequence ATGACCCGGCCGCCGGCCCGGTGGCGTCGGCGCGAACCGCAGCCCCCGGATCCGGACACCATCGACGCTTTGGCGCTCGCTCTGGTCGACCAGGACGCGGATCGCACGCGCTCATTGCTGCATGCCGCGGTCGTGACGGTGATCGACAGCGGCGGATACGGCGATGCTCCCTCGTCCGTGCTTCCCGGACCGGATGCCGCCGCCGATGCGGTGCTGCGGAGTGCGGTCTCGGGCGACGTCGCGACGGCATCCGTCAACGGCAGCCCCGGCATCGTCATCCGCCGGCAGGGTCGGATCACGACCGTGCTCTGCGCGCGCACCCACGCGGGGCTGATCGTCGAACTGTGGATCATCCGCAATCCCGAGAAACTGCGGCGGTGGGATCGGCCCTGA
- a CDS encoding RNA polymerase sigma-70 factor, whose amino-acid sequence MSGEMTSGDDLDDALGVFDEQRRRLFGIAYRMLGSVADAEDIVQETWIRWQSTERSGIREPGAFLATITTRLSITVLQSARVRRETYVGPWLPEPVNTEDDPALGAERAEALQFAVLLMLEKLTPTERAAYVLREAFDYPYPRIAEVISVSVVSARQLVSRARAHLTSERRIAVESSAQRTLLAAFLVAAQEGDAAQLEKLFADEVVSYTDGNGVALAARIPVSGRGRVAKFVAAFAHHFWVGKSIGWVRVNDQPAATLVENGIVTTMVTVTTSDDGIRQLLWVMSPEKLRHVSAAHA is encoded by the coding sequence ATGAGCGGTGAGATGACGTCGGGCGATGACCTGGACGATGCGCTCGGCGTGTTCGACGAACAGCGTCGGCGGCTGTTCGGCATCGCATATCGGATGCTCGGCAGCGTGGCCGATGCCGAGGACATCGTGCAGGAGACCTGGATCCGCTGGCAGAGCACCGAACGCTCCGGTATCCGGGAACCGGGAGCGTTCCTCGCGACCATCACCACGCGCCTGTCGATCACCGTGCTGCAGTCGGCCAGAGTGCGACGCGAGACCTACGTCGGCCCGTGGCTGCCCGAGCCCGTGAACACGGAGGATGATCCGGCGCTCGGCGCCGAGCGTGCCGAGGCGCTGCAGTTCGCGGTGCTGCTCATGCTGGAGAAGCTGACCCCGACCGAACGGGCGGCGTATGTGCTGCGCGAGGCCTTCGACTACCCGTATCCGCGCATCGCCGAGGTCATCTCCGTGAGCGTGGTCAGCGCCCGGCAACTCGTCAGTCGAGCGCGCGCCCACCTCACCTCCGAACGGCGGATCGCCGTGGAATCCTCGGCGCAGCGCACCCTGCTCGCTGCCTTCCTCGTCGCAGCACAGGAAGGCGACGCCGCCCAGCTCGAGAAGCTGTTCGCGGACGAGGTCGTCAGCTACACCGACGGCAACGGCGTCGCACTCGCCGCGCGCATCCCGGTCAGCGGGCGTGGACGGGTGGCGAAGTTCGTCGCCGCGTTCGCGCATCATTTCTGGGTGGGCAAGTCGATCGGCTGGGTGCGCGTCAACGATCAGCCGGCGGCGACGCTGGTCGAGAACGGCATCGTGACGACCATGGTCACCGTCACGACATCGGACGACGGCATCCGACAGCTGCTCTGGGTGATGAGCCCCGAGAAGCTGCGCCATGTGAGCGCGGCGCACGCATGA